The following coding sequences lie in one Pseudomonadota bacterium genomic window:
- a CDS encoding TolC family protein, which translates to MNRAIGTIIISWTLLLAGIPSPGVAQTGDFALGTLLQRALEHNPELKAAEYRWQLYENKVPQAGVLADPSLSFGLSNYPVDSWAGNESPMSGKLVKLSQSLPFPGKLSTVKEKSKQQALWFKGVYEDEKLQLAWKVKDAYYSLFFFDRALKITQKNLALLDDFVRLTETNYEIGKGLLQDVLKAQVAHSRLIDRTYSYNKQYARALADLNSLTDQQLDFPDSDLPELEPVVLAATAEELHQTFEKNRPLYSSYLALIEQNRLQKKLARLDFRPDFKLGASYTFREPNPADGGTDFSGIEVGIDIPLHLGKRKAAVAEAESGINMAERQLDNFRNLARLNIQDSVLKIRQSEKQVELYRSGLIPQSRQTFEAALSGYQVGKIDFLALLDSIMTVYDYELEYYRVMLDGRRGLARLEAEIGAVL; encoded by the coding sequence ACCCGGGGTGGCCCAGACCGGGGATTTCGCTCTCGGGACATTGCTGCAGCGGGCCCTTGAACACAACCCGGAATTAAAGGCTGCCGAATACCGGTGGCAGCTTTATGAAAACAAGGTACCCCAGGCGGGAGTACTCGCCGACCCGTCTCTTTCATTCGGCTTGAGCAACTATCCTGTTGACTCGTGGGCGGGCAATGAATCGCCGATGAGCGGCAAGCTTGTAAAGCTCAGTCAGAGCCTCCCTTTTCCCGGAAAGCTTTCAACTGTAAAAGAAAAATCAAAGCAGCAGGCCCTCTGGTTCAAGGGGGTGTATGAGGATGAAAAACTGCAGCTCGCCTGGAAAGTCAAGGACGCCTACTACTCCCTTTTCTTTTTCGACCGCGCCCTTAAGATAACGCAGAAAAATCTTGCGCTGCTCGACGACTTTGTCCGGTTGACCGAAACCAATTACGAGATCGGCAAAGGATTGCTGCAGGACGTGTTGAAGGCGCAGGTCGCCCACTCCCGGCTGATCGACCGGACGTACTCCTACAATAAACAGTATGCAAGGGCCCTGGCCGACCTGAACAGTCTCACCGACCAGCAACTGGATTTTCCCGACTCCGACCTTCCCGAGCTGGAGCCGGTTGTTCTTGCCGCGACAGCGGAGGAACTGCACCAAACCTTTGAAAAAAACAGGCCTCTTTACTCATCCTATCTCGCGCTGATCGAGCAGAACAGATTGCAGAAAAAGCTGGCACGGCTTGATTTCAGGCCCGATTTCAAACTGGGGGCGAGCTACACCTTTCGGGAACCGAATCCGGCGGATGGCGGAACGGATTTCAGCGGCATTGAAGTCGGCATCGATATTCCGCTGCACCTCGGCAAAAGAAAGGCGGCGGTTGCGGAAGCGGAGTCCGGCATCAACATGGCGGAGCGCCAGTTGGACAACTTTCGCAACCTGGCGCGGCTCAATATTCAGGACTCCGTGCTCAAGATCAGGCAGAGCGAGAAACAGGTCGAGCTGTACCGGAGCGGCCTTATCCCCCAGTCCCGCCAGACCTTTGAGGCCGCCCTGAGCGGCTACCAGGTCGGCAAGATTGATTTTCTGGCCCTGCTCGACAGCATCATGACGGTGTATGACTATGAACTGGAATACTACCGGGTCATGCTGGACGGTCGGCGGGGACTCGCCAGACTGGAAGCGGAAATCGGGGCTGTTCTCTAG